Proteins from a genomic interval of Gossypium hirsutum isolate 1008001.06 chromosome A09, Gossypium_hirsutum_v2.1, whole genome shotgun sequence:
- the LOC107931395 gene encoding GRAS family protein RAD1 produces MSHGFLPNEFQNSDKIDEVIGLDLTLSAMGMTFCSHRFMPLILDNDDNNWSRRFFEEENRDNKRLKGTINGGNSDGGMSRNGSNGSLSSLSSLHFRDHILTYSKRYLAAEAVEEAAAAAAAMAAGYEENGVQEDETAYGMRLVQLLIACAEAVACRDKSHASALLSELRTNALVFGSSFQRVASCFVQGLADRLASVQPPGTAVGRVQLPPVMNIMDIMSDSDKKQEAFRLVYEICPHIKFGHFVANLAILEAFEGESLVHVVDLGMTLGLPQGHQWRHLIQSLAATRGGAGKPHCIRLRITAVGLCVDRFDVIGKDLKTYAKSMGINLEFNIVESNLENLKPENIKVSDDEVLVVNSILQLHCVVKESRGALNSVLQMIHELSPKLLVLVEQDSSHNGPFFLGRFMEALHYYSAIFDSLDAMLPKYDTRRAKMEQFYFAEEIKNIVSCEGADRVERHERVDQWRRRMSRAGFQATPLRLMSQAKQWLGNNKVCEGYTVVEDKGCLVLGWNAKPIVAVSCWKC; encoded by the coding sequence ATGTCTCATGGTTTCTTGCCAAATGAGTTTCAAAATTCAGATAAGATCGATGAAGTGATCGGTCTCGATCTTACGCTTTCCGCCATGGGCATGACTTTCTGTTCTCACCGTTTTATGCCTTTAATTCTGGACAACGATGATAATAACTGGAGCCGCCGGttttttgaagaagaaaacaGAGATAATAAGAGGCTGAAAGGAACTATTAACGGCGGAAACAGCGACGGCGGGATGAGCAGGAACGGCAGCAATGGTAGTTTGAGTAGTTTGTCAAGTCTTCATTTCAGAGACCATATATTGACTTACAGTAAAAGGTACCTTGCTGCTGAGGCAGTAGAAGAGGCGGCGGCTGCTGCGGCAGCGATGGCAGCCGGTTATGAAGAAAATGGAGTCCAAGAAGACGAAACGGCATACGGGATGAGGCTAGTTCAGCTTCTCATCGCTTGTGCTGAAGCGGTGGCTTGCCGCGACAAGTCCCATGCCTCGGCGTTACTATCGGAGCTTCGCACCAATGCCTTAGTGTTTGGCTCGTCGTTCCAGAGGGTGGCGTCGTGTTTCGTTCAAGGATTGGCGGACCGTCTCGCTTCGGTTCAACCACCAGGGACGGCGGTCGGCCGTGTCCAGCTGCCGCCGGTAATGAACATAATGGACATCATGTCGGATTCCGACAAGAAACAAGAAGCTTTCCGCCTTGTTTACGAGATTTGCCCGCACATAAAATTCGGTCACTTCGTAGCTAATTTAGCTATATTGGAAGCCTTTGAGGGAGAGAGTTTGGTCCACGTAGTGGACCTAGGGATGACCCTTGGTTTACCACAAGGTCACCAATGGCGTCACCTTATTCAAAGCCTCGCCGCCACACGTGGCGGCGCTGGCAAACCACACTGTATACGTCTCCGTATAACCGCCGTAGGTCTCTGCGTAGACCGATTCGACGTTATCGGAAAAGACCTTAAAACCTACGCAAAATCCATGGGAATCAACCTGGAATTCAACATCGTTGAAAGCAATTTAGAGAATCTAAAGCCTGAAAATATCAAAGTTTCCGATGATGAAGTCCTTGTCGTTAACAGCATTCTTCAACTTCATTGCGTCGTTAAAGAAAGTAGGGGGGCTTTAAACTCAGTTCTTCAAATGATCCATGAgctttcccctaagcttttagtACTCGTCGAGCAAGATTCAAGCCATAATGGACCTTTTTTTCTCGGAAGATTCATGGAAGCACTCCATTATTACTCTGCAATCTTCGATTCCCTCGACGCAATGTTACCCAAATACGACACCAGGCGAGCCAAAATGGAACAGTTTTACTTTGCCGAAGAGATTAAGAACATCGTGAGTTGCGAGGGAGCTGATCGGGTCGAACGGCACGAGAGGGTCGACCAGTGGCGAAGACGAATGAGCCGAGCAGGGTTCCAAGCTACACCATTGAGGTTGATGAGTCAAGCCAAGCAATGGCTTGGGAACAATAAGGTTTGCGAAGGTTATACCGTTGTGGAAGATAAAGGGTGTTTGGTTCTTGGTTGGAATGCCAAGCCCATTGTTGCAGTTTCTTGCTGGAAATGCTAA